The Gemmatimonadota bacterium nucleotide sequence CCCACCGGCGCCCCCTGGGCCGCCGTAGCCGGCTACTCGCGCGCGGTGCGCGTGGGAGGCCACGTCTCGGTGGCCGGGACGGCGCCCGTCGCGGATGACGGGAGCATCGCCCACCCGGGCGACGCCTACCGGCAGGCGCTCATGTGCTTCGAGATCATCGAGCGGGCGCTCGGGGAAGCCGGCGCGGGGCTGGAGCACGTCGTGCGCACGCGCATGTTCACCGCGGCGCACGCCGACTGGGAGCAGGTCACGCGCGCGCACGGGGAGGTGTTCGCCGACGTCCGGCCCGCCACGACGCTGGTCAAGGTCGCGGGGTTCGTGGACGACGCGATCCTGGTGGAGATCGAGGCGGACGCGATCGTGCCTTAGGGATCG carries:
- a CDS encoding RidA family protein: PTGAPWAAVAGYSRAVRVGGHVSVAGTAPVADDGSIAHPGDAYRQALMCFEIIERALGEAGAGLEHVVRTRMFTAAHADWEQVTRAHGEVFADVRPATTLVKVAGFVDDAILVEIEADAIVP